The Gemmatimonadaceae bacterium genome contains the following window.
CCATGCCCTTGCACCCCACTGTGCCCGTGCCCCTGCACCCCACTGTGCCCGTGCCCTTGCCCCCAAACGACGCGCCCCCTCCGGTAGTCCGGAGGGGGCGCGTCGTTTGAAGCCGTCTTACGCTTCGTCGATCTCTTCGATGACCGCCGACAGGTCGGCCGGAACTTCCGGAATCGCGTCGCCTTCCTCGGTGTGCACCTTGGACGGCTCGGCCGGGCGCTCCTGCCCTTCCGGAATGTTCGTCACCGCAAGCACGATGCGGCGATGGATGGGATCGACCTCGAGCACGCGCAGGTCGAGCGCCATCTTCTCCCAGGCGATTTCCGCCGGGCTCTGGATCGTCTTGCCGGTGATGTTCAGCTGCGAGATGGGCACGAAACCTTCGATGTCGTTGCCGACATCCACCACCACGCCCTTCTCCATCAGGCGCACCACGTGGCCGTGGAGCTCGGTGCCGACCGGGTAGGTCTCGCCGATCTTCAGCCACGGATCTTCCTCGGCCTGCTTGAGGCCGAGCGAGATGCGCTTGTTGTCGCTGTCGATGTTGAGGATCACCACGTCCACCGCGTCACCCTTCTTGACCACTTCCGACGGGTGCTGGACGCGCTTGGTCCACGACATGTCGGAGATGTGGATCAGGCCGTCAATCCCCGGCTCGATCTCGACGAACGCGCCGAACGAGGTCAGGTTGCGGACCTTGCCGTTGATGCGCGTGCCCACCGGGTACTTGAGCGGCAGCACCATCCACGGATCCTGCTCGGTCTGCTTCATGCCGAGCGAGATCTTCTCCTCGTTCGGATCGACCTTGAGCACCACCGCCTCGATGGCCTCGCCGATGCTGACGAGCTTCGACGGATGGCGGACGTTGCGCGTCCAGCTCATCTCGCTGATGTGCACCAGGCCCTCGATGCCCGGCTCGAGCTCGATGAAGGCGCCGTAGTTCGTGATGCTGACGACCTTGCCCGAGACGCGCGTGCCCACCGGGTACTTGGCGGCGACGTCCTTCCACGGATAGGCCTGGAGCTGCTTGAGGCCGAGCGAGATGCGCTCGCGCTC
Protein-coding sequences here:
- a CDS encoding 30S ribosomal protein S1; protein product: MTSSVTPEATPQMIEREKRMAQKAVLRPLANRRPELYEEDEYSSSDYEAMMDLYNGTLASIEEGEIVKSVVLEIRDNLVVLDIGFKSEGSIPLEEFKDMPELKVGDEVEVLLEHLEDQEGSVVLSKKKADFMRVWEKIRVAYESDQPVEGVLVKKIKGGVVVDLMGVDAFLPGSQIALRRVPNIDELLGQKYEFKIIKLNKRRRNIVVSRRVILETERAGKREKLMKELQKDQVRKGVVKNITDFGAFIDLGGVDGLLHITDMSWGRIQHPSEMVQIGMELEIKVLDIDWERERISLGLKQLQAYPWKDVAAKYPVGTRVSGKVVSITNYGAFIELEPGIEGLVHISEMSWTRNVRHPSKLVSIGEAIEAVVLKVDPNEEKISLGMKQTEQDPWMVLPLKYPVGTRINGKVRNLTSFGAFVEIEPGIDGLIHISDMSWTKRVQHPSEVVKKGDAVDVVILNIDSDNKRISLGLKQAEEDPWLKIGETYPVGTELHGHVVRLMEKGVVVDVGNDIEGFVPISQLNITGKTIQSPAEIAWEKMALDLRVLEVDPIHRRIVLAVTNIPEGQERPAEPSKVHTEEGDAIPEVPADLSAVIEEIDEA